In the genome of Malania oleifera isolate guangnan ecotype guangnan chromosome 5, ASM2987363v1, whole genome shotgun sequence, the window AAAAGGCTTTCATTTAGCTGGCTGTTCTTAATAGACTTAACACGGACGATCTATTTCAAAGTACGAGGCATTTGAAGGCATTATCTGTTTGTTTCTTGTGTTTCAATAGCTCAGAATCTGCATCGCATTTATTTCTGCATTGCCCTTTCCCTTTGGAGATTTGGAATAAGTTACTTTAAGTTCTCAGGGAGAATTGGGTTTGCCCGGTCTTGGTGGACTCGTTGCATATTTtcttttataggttttgggaagaGTGGCAACAGTTCAATTTTGTGGTATTGTGGAATTTGCAGTCTTGTGCAGAGTTTGGATGGAAAGGAATGCTTATACATTTTTTTCTCGAAAGATACTTGTTCTTTGCATTGGGAATTACTGGGCTTCTCTCTGGTCTTTTGCAGCAAGTGAATCTTCTACAAGATGGGAAGacagttttattttgattgtagtctcttcttttttcctttaggACAATGTTTTTTggcttctttttttctttagaaCAAAGTTCTATTCTCATTCTTTCTTCTTTAATGAAATCACCTCCCTCCTTTCTTTCCTAAAGAGCATGCAAGTAAAATGggcaaaatttggaaacaaataaataaataaatcttccATCTGTTAGGgaaaaaattatcattttagtttgggtttaaaataaaaatattaaaataataaaaagcacacatacacacatgcacACGTTCGCAGTATTTACAAATGCACCCAAAATACATCTGTATTCCTTGTAATCTTCAAAATGCAGTTGTCGCACAAAAATACAACAAATGAATTTACCTTTCAATCCTCGAGAGCACTGAGTTATAGAATCCACAAGGAAGAAGAGGTCCACTCGTCTGTGTAACCTTGATTCAGTTTCCAAATTACGGGCAAGAATTTCCAACACCTAAGTAGAGAATTTCATATAAATCAACAAAAAAGATTTAATCAGCATATAAGAACTCCTGATGCAATttcattgtcattacaagatAAAAGAAACAAATGCATGAGGTTCAGGGTAGCAGCGTTGTCTCCCCTTAATATTATAAAGGAATACTGGAGTTCAGACCCAAAATTATTATTCAAAGTTTCCACAATTTTGACTTTAGGTTGTGTTTGGGAGCACAGATTTCGGGTCTTgggtttggatttggatttgtgtggatctgaacaaaacacaatacaaaatgcaatataattttcattttgtcCAAATTCCTGcgaatccaaatccaaggtctaaATTCCAAGCTCCCCAAACATGGGGTAGGGATTTACGAACTTACAAATTTACATAGTAAACAACAGGAAAAATCAAGTCcatgcttaattttcacatactCCAAAATGTAAATCCAGAAACTTAAGCCAATAAACCTAAGCTCCAACTAAAGGAAAACCATGCCACCATACACTCCTCAGTCTTCCCAGTTGGGAGTACAGGTATACAGCTAGCATAccctgttttgagttttatttGGTGCACATTGGGAACACCACAGCGCAGTGAGGTTGTAGGCTGAGTTATGGATGATGAAGATCGTAATTGGGGTCAAGATAGCACTGCTCATGAAGATGGGGGTAAAATTGATGAGGGGGGGACTATTGGATTCACAAGGGGGAGGGATGGTAAATAAGGGTAGAAAGGGAGGGGGGAACATGTGGCGGTCAGGAAAGATATGTTATGGGAAATTGGGAAGGATGTTACTTCTTCAAACACCAAGCAAGCTAAATGTGCTCACATCCACTGGTTGGGTCACATAGGCTCAATTCAACTTGCCACAATTAAATCTATGGTCCTCTTTCCTGACACAGTGTTCCCCAGGTCTCTACCCACTGTTTCTCTGGTTAGTGTTCCCCAGGTCTCTACCCCTGTTTCTCTGGTTAGTGTTCCCCAGGTCTCTACCCCTGTTTCTTTGGTTTTGCAGGTTGGTAACATACATTTCTCACCCATCTTTTTACCTAACTCGGTATGTATATCATCATTGCCATTAAATTCAGCTATAATGTAGTTTTTCATGCATGCTTTTTGCTACACTTTGGACCTCATTTCACCGTCAAATTCAGTTCAAAAACAAGCTGCTTCCATATCTCTAAGAACCTCTTCAGCTCCCCTTTTAATAGACATTTACAAACATAGGAACCCTTGTCTAGAGAGAAAATATTTACCAATTTTATGAGtgacaaaaaaaaataaagggcaaaagacattgacctccccTAAGGTTCAAAAATTTCAGAGACCTCCCCCTGTGGTTTCAAGAGTTCTaaggacctcccttgaggtttgcaAAAACGACAcaaactcccccccccccccttttatatcttgcaaaaagacaagtttttttaggGGATGTCTGTCTTTTTGGAAAACCTCAGGAGAGGCTTGTGGCATTTTTTAAACCTCGGGAGAGGtctgtggcatttttgaaacctcaagggaggtatccttctttttaccaaacctcaggggaggtgtcatttttccaaaaattaaatataacaatAAATCTTCAAATGAGACTAAAAACATGCAGGTACTAGAAGTAGAGGTTTCTTACACACATAATATAAAAGGGCTATTCctgggccacaaggctccctgctttgCAAGGGTAGGGGTTGGGACGTCACAGAGTTTGCAGCCTTACCCATACCATGTGAAGAAGCTGTTTACTTGGACTCGAACCAATGACCAACttgtcacaaaggagcaaccttactatTGATCCAAGTCCCGCCCCAATTAGAATGCATTCGCTTCAGTGGCTAAAGTTTATGGGACAGAATTCAACTCACTGGACTGGATTGGTCAGATCTGAATACGACTACATCCTACCCCATATTTGGATTGCAACAGGCAAATCATTCAAAAGACCAAAATATCCATTCATGATACCAGATCTGAAATCTTGGCCAGATCTGAAACCATGGCTTAGAGGGGAGCAGATCTGAGATCATGTATACATATTGCTGCCGGACCACCACGCTGCCACCATTTGTCAGGTTGCTGCACAAGGATGCCACCAACTGAGCTGGTGATGGTGGCACTGCAGTGGGTAGGCCTCCATCAGATCTTATTCATCTGAAAACATAAAAAGCAAGAGAAAGTAGCCAAAGAAGACACAGCTGCTGCTGCAGCAGCAGGTGGGGCTGGCTGAAGAAGACAGCTAGGCTAAAGCAAACATGGAGTGCTCAGAGGCCAGCCGCCACTTCTAACATGGAGGGGCGggagggggggggaggggggagacCACCCTTATATTCTAAGAGGGCACAACCTTGCCATTTTATAAAACTCTTGTATAATCTGCAATTGGAATATTAAAGAAAGGTAACATCAAAATTGTTAATATTCAAAAGTAAAAGAATATTATCCCACCTCAGTAGCATTACCGAACTTTGCACAATCAATTGCAATACGTGTTGCTCGACCAATGCTCTCCTTTGTCCTAGTTAATGTTCCAAGCATGCTTTCAAAGAATTTTAGAAGAGTACTTGCATCTGCATTACTGCCCCATTTGCCCACAGATTTCGGTCTATGAGTTGCTGCAGCTTCAAACTTTCTTTCATCATCTGAAGCACGCACAGTTTTCTCCTTGTGTAAATGAACAGGACTACAATAGctatttttttgaagaaaaaaggTGCTACTAGCTGAAGACAAACCACATATCACGCCTTGTGCGGGACAATCCACTCCATTCATCGAAGATGGACTTGATGGGATACAAGAGACCTTCTTCTCACCTGAATGGTTGACAGAAACTTCAGGTGAACAAGATATATGATGTCCCCCTCGCACAGCTGATGTTGTAACCTTCATTGAAGTTGGAGATGGAGAAGCATTTACATCCTTCTGTCTTGATTTATGGTCTAAATTCACAACCTCACGCCTAAGACAACATTGTAACAGCCATAGAGATTTagaatgcaaaaaaaaaattaaaaaaaataaaagtgcaTCAAAAAGAGACTAATGGAAAAGGGACAACAGAGATAATAAATGACACCACTTAAAAAACCAATCATTCTTTCGAATAAACTAGCAGAAGACACAGGCAAAAAAGCTTACGTATCATTAACTTGGATGCTGTCATCTATTTGAGGCTTCAAAAGCATGATACATTCACAACAATTACCCTCAGCACCATACAGAAGCAAATTAGTCCCATTCTGAGGTGAAACTTTACCCGTTTCTTCAGCCCCTGAGTCAGGATGCAGACTCATCTTAGCGCATTCTAAACTGTCAAATTCAACAGGCTTTTCTGGTTTTTCTGCTCTACTGTTGTTTAACTCAGAAGTCCCATTGCCTTCATCATTTGAAGGCAACAATTCATTCAATGAATTTTCATTGGATCTCAGACTGCCTGGTCTTCTATCTAGAGTATCTGGCAAAGGCTGTGGACTTCGGACTTCACCCAGTGTATTAATAGCATGAATACCAAAAGATGAACCATTAGGATCTATACCATCAATACAGTCTGCAGCCTCCATAACCACATCTTTGCAGAACTGATGGTTTGAACCTTCGGAACTTAAAGCAGGCTGATTGCCAAATTCCACTTCTATGGAAAATTTTGCTGTTTCCTCAGATACATGTAGGTTTAAACTGGGTGAAGATCCAGAAATGCCGACCTGAGAATCATCATGAGCAAGAACCTCTGCATCCTCCTGCACTCCTGAGGTATTCCCAGCTTTGCTTTCCATGGCCATGTCAGGGCATCTCCCCACGGAAGAAAAGCGACACTCATTAATCACTGCTTTCACAGTGGAAGGTGCTTCACTATATGCTTGACCATCTTCAGCAGCATTAGCTGACATAGCTTCCAAGGCACGATGAAGGCGTTTAGAAGGCGGCAAAGCAGCTTCACCATCAACTAAACAACCATAAGATTTATTCTTCTTGACATATGACAAAGGAGGCATATCTTCTGTAATTTGATTGCAATTATCAGCAGGCGATGAAGTGCTAACAGCCCTCTCTACCACAATTACATTTTTATCCGCAGGGACATCAGCACTGCAAGCTAAAGATGAACAGACCTGCCCCAACAGATTAGCTGTCGCTTCTATTGTGCATTTCTCTGAGTTATCTTCCGTCTGTATGTAGTCATTGAGCTTCCCCTCCACAGATGATGGTTTACCCATTCGAACCCTCGCTCGCTTTACTAATGGTAGATGCTCATCACCATCTTCCTTAGAACACCTTCCATTTGACCTTTCACATCCACTGGGTGAACTTTCTCCAGTTTTTTGCCCCCCTGCCTCCAGACCTGTTTCTCCATCTAATCTAGCGGAACAAGCAGCCACATCATTAGCTGCACGTTTTCTGTTTGGTCTCCTTTTCTTCTTAGTAACAACTGACCTCATTTGAAGATCAAGCTTTTTGCTCAGCCTAATATCTTCCTCCAAGCATTCAACTACCTTGTCGGGCTGCTCATATTTACAACCTGACTCTATAGTGCTGCCCTCATTTAAACTATGGGTGTCAGATTCAACTGTAACAATTTCAGAACCATTGTCCTCAATGCTACCATTTGCAGGAAAAGATGGTGAATCTACATAATGAGAAACAGAAGCAACTGGAGACTTTCTGGATCCTTTGTTATTTCTCAAGGATCCATCCCGTGTTAAATTGACTGCTATGTCCTCCGAACTTTTACTGCCATCATTCGACAGCATCATGAAGCTCTGAAATCTACAAAATTCACCCCTTGATAAACTTCTAGATTTTCTCACTGATGGTGTCTTTTTGAGTGTGACGCAATTCTTTGGCTGTGTACCCCTAAATCGTTTTCTCGATGAGTAAGTTGGTGATAGTGTTGTTTCTGGACCCAACACATTTTCAGTGGGTTCATCAGACACTCTCTCCCTATCATGCAAAGCATCTAATTGGGCTGCAACTGCAGCATCTTCAACGGGGAGGCTTGGCTCACTTCTATCTTTAGCACAACTAGAAGCTTTTAGTCGTATATTGACTGAAGCCAAGGGAACTTCAGTCTGATCCTTCAATTCAAGATTACCCATTGTGTCCACTGAATCCCCAGCAGCATTTGTTACAGTAACTTCGCCTCCAGAACTGGCGTCGTCAAGTTGGTTCAGTTTCTTTGTCTTCTCATAACTATCAATGATCTCCTGTACTGCACGAACAAAATCAGCTCCCTTACCTTGACACTTAACTAAAAGAGTCTCCTTTTTCTCTTCTGTAAATGCTTCAACATCGGCAGGATTGCAGAAGGCTCTGCATGGAAGAAAAGCCTTCAGCATTAGCATTCAAAATATGTACACAACAAAATGGATAAGGTCAATATATTTCCAAACCAAGAAatgaaatacaaaataaaaacatCCTGTAAGCATATGAACCATCTCAGCATCATCCAAAAGAAGCCAATTATTCAAGAACGTACCAACAAGCACATAAGTTGCCCTCGGTTTCAAAAGTAATGAACTTGCTGAGACATGACAGAAAGACAAAACTCCAAGCTACTTAGCTACATATGCATATTAAAAAACAGCAAGTTAAGCTAGGGTGAACCATTGATGGATTGCATAACTAAATGAATCTGCCACAGAAAAAATTGCAGATCTGTGAAAATTTTCTGCATTAGAAAATTAATGCAACAGTAAAAGCTTTCTTGATGATCAGAGACTGGAAGTTTTCGCCATGATGTGCTATAAAAACACACATGCACACGCGCGCACATGtaaaaagagagggagagggggCATATCCTCAAACCACCAGTAATGCCtgcaaaacaaaatttttaatgACAACTTTGTCCTTCCTCAAAGTCATCACTATTTCTGCTCGGTGAAATGTCTAGTTTAGGAATGAAAGAAAACCAAAAACGTTAGATTAGGGcttgtttggtatcatttctgatttcagttttctatttttgtttctgtAGAGTGACTAAACAGATTATGAAAACGCATTTGTTTATGTTGccaattttctgtttctgttgaCAGTTTTTAATTGTTTGCCAAAAAAAcagaaaatcagattttataACTTTCAGCATAGTGATTAGAATTTTACAATTCACGATTCAATTCATATGATTTGtatcaattccacaccaaatcgATTCAAGGCAAGGCATGGCTAAAACACCTTAAGGATTAATTtaaataccaaatcccaaaaaggctaacgcattacaTACTGAGCATTACGCATTTAGACAAAAGGCACGCCTTTTGTACCTTTTTacttgaggcttatgcattttgggtgtgtggtTCTCAAGTAAGATTTTTCTAGAAAATATTAACTCCATGTTCATATAAAAGGAATGTTGACTATGCAACACTATGATGTAGTGTTACTCCAAAATCCTATATACTAATGCTCTAATCATTTTTAGTAAATGTTAATCAATTCAAATATAACACATACTACAAGTGTTGGATGTCATCTTGGTCGCTTTAGTTGCTTTTGGTGAGAAGAGAATGCATTTTCTACGTTTCACTACTTTATTGATTATAAGTGAAATTCaaactaagaaatcataaatctaaaaaaatataaaatatagagtgccatttttgtactccatctttaatggaatttttgttatccaaaaaagaaaatataggatGTTCATATGTTaagtaaaaacaaaaaatcaaaccaGAGGAAGTATTTTAGTCTCCAAACTAGGTTTAAGAAAAgcaaaaaatacataaataaatgcCAAGGAAAATAAAGCAAAAAACAAGCATATCTAATTTAATGAGAAAAAGTTGGTTTATTTGAATGgtagtcattaaaaaaaatgcatactaAATTCTaaggaaaataaatcaaaacatgaatttttttaattaaaaatcactGACTAAAGCTTCaataaagggaaaagagaagggaaagcAAAAAAAAGGATTCAAAAAACCTAATTTTGTCATTCACAGCTAGTGTGGCACTGTAACAGTCTGTAAGGGCCATTACGATACCATAACGAACCATAACGGTCATAACAATTGTGGACCGAAGTACCTCTGAGATATTGCCCAATGGTTTTGGAAGCCATCGATAATAATGTTACGTAACATCCATCATGGCCGTTACACACCGATCTTTAAAACCATGGGACACATATCTCCAATGATAAGGTTGTCATGCTCATATCCCACAACACAATCATCAGAAAGCACCAAGGGTTGCTCCCATCACAACACAATCCTCATGTAAGCATACAAAATAAGTTGGAGCTACCTATTAATGGTTATTTGGTCATTTATGTGTTAAGAGGTTATGTTAGTAactgtgagttagtaagggtattttgGTCATTggcattgtacttgacatatattataggGAGAGATCTATTATTAATGTTGAGTCTTCCATTTGTTACCAAGTTATTCAACATGGTGTTGGAGCATGATTTTGAGACCTAAAACTCTAACCCGCTGCATATCCACCATCATAGAACAATTTCTAGCAACATTATAGCCCTAGATAACAACCAGCAGCTGCTGGAATTCAGACCAGTTGCTGGAAATTTCCTGGACAACGCTGCCTGTTCAGGGACACAAAATCTAACatagattttgcaaaaaaaaaaaaaacatcatagTCGCCCCCAGACACTGCCAATCTGCTCTCCACTGAAATCTCATCTCCAGCCAGTGCCCAACGCACTGGTCTAAGGCTTCCAAGTCTGACCCCACTCGCCGGCACATGAAGCCAATTTCACACATGTTTTTTGGCCTGAATTCATTTAATTTCTCATGTGAAGCACCCCAgtaatggttgtttgatgcttcccAAAGCTGTTTGTCAATGGTTTTTGAGTTTATAGGCCCTGACACTGTGGcatttgctgtgttttttttatttgtacaTCGTTTGCTTGGGGTTTGCATTGGTTTCTGGCCTATTTGTTCTGCCTTTTTCCCCTCCGAAATGTTCCGGCTCCTTCCATAGACCATAacatcaagctgttgggcatgtgttttgctcaaagatccaatcttttTCAACCATGCCTTCATGGTAATCCATTAGTTGTTGACCGGTGTTAGTGAAGGCCATTGATGAGTCTCTgggagcagtggcagtgttcatAAGCTCTTTTTGTGAGACTGGCAGTGtcatagttgtcaaatcgagaTTCAAATGGTGAATCACAAatccaattttgggaatcaagaaACGAGAATCAAGaaccaaattaaatcatacaattCAATACAAATTTCTAAAATCAATTCTAAATTACACGCACATATTGATACATGAACAAGAAGCAAAATAGTacaatacatttaaattttgataataaGATCATATTccatgtgtatgctttccctaaacaaaaTGAAGAGTAAGCGAATGAGTCAAGAAATATTAGTAAAAAAATGAACTTTAAGCTGTTTAAGGGAAGGAGTCAAGGAAAAATAATAGAGAGCTGAACTTTTTCTGTTTATCAACAGTTAAAATAAATAATGTTTCTCacacattatttttcaaattggaaataaaaaaatttattaactttaaaaaatgatgataattgaacaaactacttACAAAACCTACTATTGAATCTTAACAACCCAGTCAAACATGATTGCTACCTTGGCCAATGAGTGTTCTGCCCCATCTTCCCAGTTGCAGAACACTATGCCccaagagtgaagaatggttttgaGAAGGCAACAGAAGTCCTAGAgttcaattttattttcatttttagcatAAAACTGACATAGACAAGGGATGAAGGTAATCGTGTAAAAAAGGAGCAACCAAAAAAAGGTTTTAAACCAACTGGATCTATTAAGGCGCAATAAGCTAGAATCATGTGTGTCAATAGATTTATATCAATTTGTTAAGAGTTATGAGGTCAATGACTTGTCTGTGGTAGTTTTGGTGGTTCACCTTGTTCATGGTTTTCTCGGTGtataattttttccctttttttcgtTTGAGGCTGTGGGAGCTTTATGCTGGTTTAGATGTGACTCATACATGGTCGatcaccttgttcgtggttgcTCCAACTGTTCCAATGCTGTGTTTTGGTTTCTTGGAGCTGTGGCAGCATTGTGCTGATTTATTTGTGGCTCATTtttggtgggtcaccttgttcgtggttgcTCCAATTGTTCCGGTGCTAtgtgttggtttcttggggctgTGTCTAAGTTCCTTAGTTCCATGGCAGCTTTGTGCTGATTCATTTGTGACTagttcatggtgggtcaccttaTTCATGGTTGTTCCGATTGTTCCAGAAATTAATCTTGTTGTCATTGGTCTAAGTTTGTGTTGAGATGGAATTTGCAAATTTGCAAATCAAAAAAGTGTGGT includes:
- the LOC131156741 gene encoding protein HUA2-LIKE 3-like isoform X1 produces the protein MAPSRRKGSSKASAAAAAAARRQWKVGDLVLAKVKGFPAWPATVSEPQKWGYSTDWKKVLVYFFGTKQIAFCNPADVEAFTEEKKETLLVKCQGKGADFVRAVQEIIDSYEKTKKLNQLDDASSGGEVTVTNAAGDSVDTMGNLELKDQTEVPLASVNIRLKASSCAKDRSEPSLPVEDAAVAAQLDALHDRERVSDEPTENVLGPETTLSPTYSSRKRFRGTQPKNCVTLKKTPSVRKSRSLSRGEFCRFQSFMMLSNDGSKSSEDIAVNLTRDGSLRNNKGSRKSPVASVSHYVDSPSFPANGSIEDNGSEIVTVESDTHSLNEGSTIESGCKYEQPDKVVECLEEDIRLSKKLDLQMRSVVTKKKRRPNRKRAANDVAACSARLDGETGLEAGGQKTGESSPSGCERSNGRCSKEDGDEHLPLVKRARVRMGKPSSVEGKLNDYIQTEDNSEKCTIEATANLLGQVCSSLACSADVPADKNVIVVERAVSTSSPADNCNQITEDMPPLSYVKKNKSYGCLVDGEAALPPSKRLHRALEAMSANAAEDGQAYSEAPSTVKAVINECRFSSVGRCPDMAMESKAGNTSGVQEDAEVLAHDDSQVGISGSSPSLNLHVSEETAKFSIEVEFGNQPALSSEGSNHQFCKDVVMEAADCIDGIDPNGSSFGIHAINTLGEVRSPQPLPDTLDRRPGSLRSNENSLNELLPSNDEGNGTSELNNSRAEKPEKPVEFDSLECAKMSLHPDSGAEETGKVSPQNGTNLLLYGAEGNCCECIMLLKPQIDDSIQVNDTREVVNLDHKSRQKDVNASPSPTSMKVTTSAVRGGHHISCSPEVSVNHSGEKKVSCIPSSPSSMNGVDCPAQGVICGLSSASSTFFLQKNSYCSPVHLHKEKTVRASDDERKFEAAATHRPKSVGKWGSNADASTLLKFFESMLGTLTRTKESIGRATRIAIDCAKFGNATEVLEILARNLETESRLHRRVDLFFLVDSITQCSRGLKGDGGIYPSIIQAVLPRLLSAAAPPGNTAQENRRQCLKVLRLWLERRILPDSLIRHHIRELDSLNVSSSIGSFSRRSSRTERALNDPLREMEGMLVDEYGSNSSFQLPGFCMPRMLKDEDEGSDSDGGNFEAVTPEHNSKTPEEQEAIPTSAIEKHRHILEDVDGELEMEDVAPSNEVEMNATNKVAEVYIVQASHHRSEQLFPLSFAPPLPCDMPPSSPPLPTSPPPAAPPPPPPLPPPAISHPFTNGVDSKLYMDTNSMPDSLQQSISKQSIKPKINPTISDAVHYHAPEHRDFQMQMQMSEPSISSSFSSFPISPSPMHSVNNVQPTDSAALRNKAYQLRPPHPAPSNQFSYVQADQRMPPRREAQPPLYSNRYHFAQNMDGGNFYSDQDGMKSGSHEPSERWRFSAPSFHGSVNLDRVSYATGQYGGPLHEPARISDQGWAFPHHGMNHRSFVPVGPPSENGFPVAVREMWAAPRDIVVLGRVKEGGSVVLCNGCIFLDVVA